The genomic window ACATCTTCCATTTCCACTGTATTTTGAACAACTACGGTTTCAACACCCAATATGGAAAAGGCATCCACAAGATTCCATACAAAGGAATCCCGGTTGTTTACAAACAGTACTTTCATATCATTCACCTCTTACTGCTTTGAGCATGGCAGCCATTTTGCGCTCGGTTTCCTCATATTCTTTCGAAGGTACCGAATCTGCAACTATACCGGCACCTGCCTGTATCATTACATGCCCCTCTCTCATAACAACCGTACGTATTGCAATTGCGAAGTCTGCATCCCCGTTCCAAGAAAAGTAACCGATTCCTCCTCCGTAGACGCCCCTGCCGACTCCTTCAAGTTGTCTTATGATTTCCATTGCCCGTATTTTGGGCGCACCGGAAAGGGTTCCTGCAGGAAGAAGTGCCTTGATGGCATCGAACTGGTCACATTCTGGTCTTAACTTACCTTCCACCGTGCTTTCGATATGCTGTACATGAGAATAACGTACCACTTTCATAAAATCGGATACTTTTACAGAGCCACCTTCACAAACCATGCGTACATCGTTGCGGGACAGATCAACAAGCATCACATGTTCTGCCCTTTCTTTTTCGTCATGAAGCATTATTTCGGCATACCTGCAATCCTCAGTTTCATTTTCACCCCTGGGGCATGTCCCTGCGATAGGATTGGTGATCACTCGCCCATTATCCACAGTCATCAGGGTTTCAGGACTTGCACCCACCACGGCCATATCCTTAAACGAAAGCAGATACATGTAAGGACTCGGATTAATAGAGCGTAGTTTTCTGTAAAGGTAAAGAGGACTATTGTGGTAGGGTAGCTCATAGCGCCGCGAAAGGACTACCTGGAAAATATCACCGTCCAGAATATGTTCCTTTGCCTTGCTTACTGCATCTTCATATTCTGCCCGATCCATTGTGCAGGAAATATCCTCATTCTTCGCACTTCCCGCTGATTCATTTTCCTTGATCAATGATGATCGGTTAAGTACTACCTGCATGCTGCGGGTTTCTTCAAGTACATCATCATAGACCTGTGCTGCATTTGAAGAACTTGCAAGTGGAGTTTTTACATAATAAATTCTATTTTCCAGATGATCAAAAACAAAGGTACTTGTAGTGAACATAAATTGCATGTCCGGCTCCTTTGCCCCTGCTGGAATATCCTGTTTTAACCAGCAGTCATAGATAATGTCATATCCCGCATATCCCATTGCACCTCCCAGGAAAGTCTGCCTGTCAAATCTATTTGCATTTAGAAGAGGCAGTGACTCATCGGCCACAAATACTTTCCTGAGGGCATCTAACACTTCATATCCTGTTTTTATGATTCCTTCAAAATGACAGGATTTGGATTTAAGAGAATCGCAGACATCCCCCACTCTTTTTTCCATCAGATCTGTCAGGGCCGATTCATGTGACATTGTCAGACAAACACGTCTGCCCTTTACGGAAAGTAAGGCAAGGGGATCTGCACCTACAAAAGAAAAACGTGCGTGCCGGCTCTCTTTTTCCACAGATTCCAGAATATATGAGTAATCAAAATGATTCTCCAGAAGAGTATATAGGTCAAGGGGGGAAAGGGAAGTTTTCACCTCGGCTACCAGCTGTACAAGGGCAGAACTATCCTCCTTATTTACAAGTGAAATGAACTCATCCCTTCCAATATCAAATTCCATCAATTACTACACCTCACAGCTCTTATAAAATCACAAACTTGACTGAAATCTTTTTTACCTTTCACTTCAACTCCGGAGGAAACATCTACTCCATAAGGGGAGACGATATTCACACATTCACCCACATTTTGTGGATTTAGGCCTCCTGCCACAATCAATGGAACAGGGATTTTTTTTGCCACTTCGCCGCTTATTTTCCAGTCATGGGTCAAGCCACTGCCTCCTCCGCTGCTACAGGCAGTATCCAGAATTATGGAATCAATCAGGTTACTTTCTGCAAGTTCATTGATGATTTTAATCGTTTCCGGGACTTTTGTTTCATCAGAAATCGAAAATTTCTGTATTATCCGGACATTCATTGCCCGCAGTGCAGTGAGTAATCCCATGTCAGCAGTTGAATGTACCTGCACCATGTCCGGTCTTGCATTGCTTACAAGTTTCCTGGCATGTGTGATCGACTCTGGCATTATTACCATAACCGTAGTGACAAAAGGAGGGGTGGAGTTTATCAGCTCAGTGCTTAATTCCATATCCAGGTTGCGAGGTGTATTCACCGGCACTTCTGTTATAAAGCCTACCGCATCAGCACCACATTTTACTGCAATACCTATATCATCCACAGACTTCATTCCGCAGACTTTCACCCTTATTGCAGGTTGCATTTGATCCCCTGGAGTTTGTGAAATGGGCAAGTTCTTCGAGCTTTTCAAGAGCTTTGCCATTGTCTATTACCTTTTCAGCAATTCTTGCGGCTTCATTGAGAGACGATGCCTTATCTGCAACATAGATAGCAGCGGCAGCGTTAGCCACCACTATATCCCTTTTGGGTCCCTTTTCACCCTGCAGTATATAACGTATGTCCGTTGCATTTTCTTCTGGAGTCCCGCCTACAATATCAGGTGCAGATACCCTTTTAAAACCAAGATCTTCAGGTTTAATCTCGTAGGTAGTTATTACTCCGTCCTTTAGTTCTGCTACATAGGTTTCCGAGAGGGTGGATATTTCATCCATCCCGTCACCATGGACCACCAGTACTCTTTCTTTGCCAAGTTTCCTGAGGACCTGCGCAAAGGGTTTGCAGAGGGCTTTATCGTATACACCAACTACCTGCCTGGAAGCAAGTGTCGGATTTGAGAGAGGGCCTAGGAGATTAAAGATTGACCGGAATCCAAGTTCTTTCCTGATTGGAGCAACCCTCTTCATGGCAGGATGGAAATATGGGGCAAAGAGAAAACCGATTCCTACGGACTCCATACATTTTTTCACTTCTGCCGGAGAACAGTTCAGGTCAACACCGAGAGATTCAAGCACATCGGCACTTCCCGAAAGAGACGTCACTGCACGATTCCCATGTTTAGCGATTGGTACACCGGCAGCTGCAGCTATAATGGCTGCGGATGTGGAAATGTTGATTGTGTTATGGCGGTCTCCCCCCGTCCCAACAATATCTACAAGTGGTCCGGCAATTGCAGGTTTTATTATGACAGCTTCATCAAGCATTCCTTCTACAAAACCACTTATTTCTTCCACTCTTTCCCCTTTGACGCTCAAAGCTCCAAGAAAAGCTCCTATCTGGGCATCCGT from Methanohalophilus halophilus includes these protein-coding regions:
- a CDS encoding phosphoribosylanthranilate isomerase; amino-acid sequence: MQPAIRVKVCGMKSVDDIGIAVKCGADAVGFITEVPVNTPRNLDMELSTELINSTPPFVTTVMVIMPESITHARKLVSNARPDMVQVHSTADMGLLTALRAMNVRIIQKFSISDETKVPETIKIINELAESNLIDSIILDTACSSGGGSGLTHDWKISGEVAKKIPVPLIVAGGLNPQNVGECVNIVSPYGVDVSSGVEVKGKKDFSQVCDFIRAVRCSN
- the trpD gene encoding anthranilate phosphoribosyltransferase, which encodes MKYLYIIVQLSTLMFGDYMQRCLQKIVNGEDLTATEAKKTLKYILHEATDAQIGAFLGALSVKGERVEEISGFVEGMLDEAVIIKPAIAGPLVDIVGTGGDRHNTINISTSAAIIAAAAGVPIAKHGNRAVTSLSGSADVLESLGVDLNCSPAEVKKCMESVGIGFLFAPYFHPAMKRVAPIRKELGFRSIFNLLGPLSNPTLASRQVVGVYDKALCKPFAQVLRKLGKERVLVVHGDGMDEISTLSETYVAELKDGVITTYEIKPEDLGFKRVSAPDIVGGTPEENATDIRYILQGEKGPKRDIVVANAAAAIYVADKASSLNEAARIAEKVIDNGKALEKLEELAHFTNSRGSNATCNKGESLRNEVCG
- the trpE gene encoding anthranilate synthase component I, which gives rise to MEFDIGRDEFISLVNKEDSSALVQLVAEVKTSLSPLDLYTLLENHFDYSYILESVEKESRHARFSFVGADPLALLSVKGRRVCLTMSHESALTDLMEKRVGDVCDSLKSKSCHFEGIIKTGYEVLDALRKVFVADESLPLLNANRFDRQTFLGGAMGYAGYDIIYDCWLKQDIPAGAKEPDMQFMFTTSTFVFDHLENRIYYVKTPLASSSNAAQVYDDVLEETRSMQVVLNRSSLIKENESAGSAKNEDISCTMDRAEYEDAVSKAKEHILDGDIFQVVLSRRYELPYHNSPLYLYRKLRSINPSPYMYLLSFKDMAVVGASPETLMTVDNGRVITNPIAGTCPRGENETEDCRYAEIMLHDEKERAEHVMLVDLSRNDVRMVCEGGSVKVSDFMKVVRYSHVQHIESTVEGKLRPECDQFDAIKALLPAGTLSGAPKIRAMEIIRQLEGVGRGVYGGGIGYFSWNGDADFAIAIRTVVMREGHVMIQAGAGIVADSVPSKEYEETERKMAAMLKAVRGE